The nucleotide sequence TTGATCAATCGCAAGACCATGCCTGCCTGGCCCATCTGCACGAAGGCGGACACGCGGAAACGCCCCAGGCCTTCCGGGCTGATGGCGAAATTGGCTTCGCGGCTGGACTCGAACTCGGCGGCCTGGCGCGCATTCATGACGGCGCGCACGTAGCCTGCCGCCTGCTGCGCGGCGAGCGCGCCGCCGGCCAGCGGCGTCAGCTTGCCATCGAGCTTGATGGCGGCAGGAAAGCCTGCCGTGATGAACAGGTCCGAGCCGCCCCGTGCGCGCATCTGCGCCAGCAGCGCGTGCATGGCTTCATAGTGTTCGTGCGTCGTTTGCATGGCTTATCCGGGGAAGTTTTCAGGCGACTTGGCGGCCGCGCGGGCCGCTTCTGCGGAAATCGTGCCGCGCCGCACCAGGTCGGTGAGACATTGGTCCAGCGTCTGCATGCCCACGTTGCTGCCCGTCTGGATGGCCGAATACATCTGCGCCACTTTCGCTTCGCGGATCAGGTTGCGCACGGCCGGCGTGGCCAGCATGATTTCATGCGCGGCTACGCGGCCGTTGCCGTCCTTGGTTTTCAGCAAGTTTTGCGAAATGACGGCTTGCAAGGATTCTGACAACATGGCGCGCACCATCTCCTTTTCCTCGGCGGGGAAGACGTCGATGATGCGGTCGATCGATTTTGCCGCCGACGAGGTGTGCAGGGTGCCGAACACCAGGTGGCCCGTCTCGGCCGCCGTCAGCGCCAGGCGGATGGTTTCCAGGTCGCGCAATTCGCCCACCAAAATCACGTCCGGGTCCTCGCGCAGGGCCGAACGCAGCGCGCTGCTGAACGAATGCGTGTGCGAGCCCACCTCGCGCTGGTTGATCAGGCATTTTTTCGGTTCATGCACGAATTCGATCGGGTCTTCGATGGTGAGAATATGGTGGTTCAGGCGTTCGTTGACGTGGTTCACCATGGCCGCCAAGGTGGTCGACTTGCCGGAACCCGTCGGGCCCGTCACCAGCACGAGGCCGCGCGGGCGCATGGCCAGCTCGCCGAAGATGCGTGGGGCGTTGAGTTCGTCCAGGGTCAGCACTTTCGACGGAATCGTGCGCAGCACGGCCGAAGCACCCCGTTCCTGGTTGTAGGCGTTGACGCGGAAGCGGGCCAGGCCAGGAATCTCGAACGAGAAATCGCATTCCAGCGCTTCTTCATAGACCTTGCGCTGGCTGTCGTTCATGATGTCGTAGATCATGCTGTGCACTTCCTTGTGCTCGAGCGGGGCCACGTTCAGGCGGCGCACGTCGCCATGGACCCGTATCATCGGCGGCAGGCCGGAAGACAGGTGCAAGTCGGAAGCCTTCTTGCTGACGGAGAAAGCGAGTAATTCGGAGATGTCCATTTATAATCCCTGTGCCTGCATTGATGGGCTGGCGCACTGTGCCGCCGCCCCTATACACTAGAAAATGATTATGTCCACAATCGAACAGAACTTGCAAGCCGTGCGCGACAGTATTGCGCAGGCCGCCTCTGACGCGCAGCGCGCGCCGACCGACGTGACCCTGCTGGCAGTCTCGAAGACCTTTGGCGCGGACGCCGTGCTGGCAGCGATGCGCGCGGGCCAGGCGGCGTTTGGCGAAAACTATTTGCAGGAAGCGCTCGACAAGATCGCCGCCGTCAAGCTTGCGCTGCCGCAAGGCGCACCCGTCTGGCACTTCATCGGCCCCATCCAGAGCAACAAGACGCGCCCCATCGCCGAACATTTCGACTGGGTGCACACGGTGGAACGGGAAAAGATCGCCGCGCGCCTGTCCGAACAGCGCCCGGCCGGCTTGCCGGACCTGAATATCTGTCTGCAAGTCAATATCAGCGGCGAGGCCAGCAAGAGCGGTGTGACGCCAGCGGAATTGCCAGCGCTGGCGCGCGCAGTGGCGCAGCTGCCCCGCTTGCGCCTGCGCGGCCTGATGGCGATTCCCGAGCCGGAAACGGATGTCGCCCTCCAGCGCCGGGCCTTTGCGCAATTGCGTGCGCTGTACGAACAATTGAAGGCTGAAGGGCTGGCGCTCGATACCCTGTCCATGGGCATGTCGGCCGACATGCGCGCCGCCGTGCTGGAAGGCGCCACCATCGTGCGCGTGGGCAGTGCCATCTTCGGTTCCCGTAATTACTCTCACTGATTGAATGAAAGCATCGCCATGACGACAGAATTGAATATCGCATTTGTGGGCGGCGGCAATATGGCTGCGGCTCTGATCGCCGGCCTGGCCGGCAAGTTGACCTTGGGCGGCAACATCCACGTGATCGACCCGCACGCGCCAGCGCTGGAAAAATTGCAGGCCCAATTCGGCGTCACGACGGCGATGCTTGCGGACGAAGCGCTGCGCGCCGTGGACGTGATCGTGCTGGCAGTCAAACCGCAAAGCATGCGCGAAGTGGCGGCGCAGTTGCTGCCCTTCCTCGACGGGGAACGGGCGCCATTGATCCTGTCGATCGCCGCCGGCATTCGCGCGCAAGACCTGTCGCGCTGGCTCGGTGATTACCCCGCCATCGTGCGCTGCATGCCGAACACGCCGGCCCTGATCGGCATGGGCATCACGGGCATGGTGGCCAGCAGCGGCGTCAGCGAGGAACAGAAAAAGACGGCGGACGCCATCCTGCGCGCCGTCGGCCAGACCGTCTGGCTCGACGACGAGGCGAAGATCGACCCTGTGACGGCCGTGTCCGGCAGCGGCCCCGCTTACGTGTTTTACTTTATCGAAGCGATGCAGCAGGCGGCCGCAGAACTGGGCTTGACGCCGGAGCAGGGCACGCAGCTGGCGATTGCCACCTTTACGGGCGCCGCGCAGCTGGCGGCGAACTCCAGCGAACCCGTGTCGCTGCTGCGCGAGCGCGTTACCTCGAAAGGGGGCACCACGTATGCAGCGCTGACCAGCATGGAAGAGAGCGGCGTCAAGGCGGCCATCGTCAAGGGCATCAAGGCGGCCGCGCAGCGGGGGCGCGAGATGGGGGACGAGCTGGGCAAATAAGTTCGGCTTACATCACCTTGACGGCGCGGCCGATGTATAAAATCGGCCCCGTCGGTCGGCCCGTGGGCGAACCCGTAGCCGGTTCCAGCGTGATTTCAAACAGTTGCTCCGGCTGCAGCGGCGGCAGCTTATCCAACGTCAGCTTGAGGCTTTGCCCTGGCTTGACCAGACCCAGCGAGACAGGCGCGCCCCAATCCTTGCCCTTGGTCCAGAATTGCATGGCTTTTTGCTGCGGCACGCTAGTCGGGCCCAGCGGGATCAGGCTCAGGTCGCGGTTCTTGCCGCCGCGTCCGCCCGCCTGCACGATCCAGCCCGGCGATTTATCCTGCGGCGCCACCAGCACCACCAGGTAGCCGGGCCCGCTTGGCGCTTGCAGCTGCACCGTGACCAGCACGGCCAGCGTTGCCGTGGCCACCAGGCCGCCGCCGGCCAGCACGCGCCAGAAAGCCAGGCTGTTCCACCACGCTTGCCAGCCGCCCGCCTGCTGCACGGTTTTCGGCGTGAACAGGCTGGCGCTGATGCGTGGCCACAGTTGCGCAGAGGGCGCTGCGGGCGGCGCCAGCGTGGTCAATGGAAGCAGACGCTGTTCCCACGCAGCAACCGCGTCGCGCAGCGCTGGCTCGCGCGGCAAGCGCTGTTCCACTTCCGCGCGCTCGGCCAGTTCCAGGGTACCCAGCACGTATTGGCTGGCCAGCCTTTGCAATTCCTCGTCGCTATTCATCATCCCATGCACTCCCGCAAGGCGGCCAGGCCACGCTTGACCCAAGCCTTGACGGTGCCCAGCGGCGCTTGCAGGCGCTGCGCGATTTCGCTATGGGAACAGCCATCCACGTAGGCGTACAGAATGCTATTGCGTTTGGATTCGTCCAGGTGACCGAGGCAATCGTGCAGCTTGCCCATGTCCGCCTGAAGGGCGTAGGCGTCGCCGGCATCATGGCCTTGTCGTTCGTGCAGCAGGGTTTCCACGGTATCCTCGTCGGCCGATACTTCATGGGCGCGGGCGCGCGCCACGTTCAGCGCCTGATGCCGCACCACCACATAGATCCAGCCCTTGCCGCTGCCGCGCGTGGCGTCGAAACTGCCGGCGCGGCGCCAGATGTTCAGGAAGGCGTCGTGCAGCACGTCTTCGGCCAGTGCCCGCTGGCGCACGATGCGCAGGGCCACGCCCAGCAAATAGCGGCTTTCTTGCTGGTACAGGCCGTGCAAGGCCTGCTGTTCGCCCCTGGCGCAGGCGCGCAGGGCGGCATCGTAATCGAACGGGGTGGCTAGCGTTGGCAAGGTGGGCGCAATCGTCAAGAGTTAACGGTTAGCAAGTTTTCAGTGCCGAGTATAGGCCAGAAACGGGCTTGCCAACCATCGTTTTCACTGATTTATGCGGCTTTCCAGAAGATATAGTCAGCCTGGTAGGGCACCCATTGCTTGACGCCAACGGTGTCCATGCCGCACGGCGCTGCCGGGGCCACGCCGCCGCTGGTGGCCACACGCTGGATGTAGCTGACGCCCTGCATGGCGCCGCTGCCCGTGGCCGGATTGGCTTTCACCAGCTGATAGGGGATATTGCCCGCGCCGGCGGGCGCCACGGCCACTTGCGTCGCCGTCACTTTCGAACCGTCCAGGTTGGCCCAAGTCGCAGGCGGACCGACATACGTGCCCACTTGCATGCCGCTGCGGTCGTTCAGGGCCGCATCCGGGCCCACGAAGACCCATTCATGGCCCGTCATGTCTTTTTTTACCTTGCATTCGTAGGCGATCTTGCCCACGCCTACTGTCTGCATGGCGACTTGGTGGCCATCGGGTACTTTAACGGCGTTCGGTAATTGTTCCTGCGAATAGCGTGCGCTCATGGGGGCGCAGGCGCTCAGCAGCAGGGCGGCGCTCAGCAGAGTGAGGGGGGGAACGGCGTGGCGTGGTGCAGTGTGGGCAAGCATGGCGAACTCCTGGTAGTTGGCTCAACCGGCTGGTTGATACCATGACTACCCATGGGCCTGTCATTTGGATGCAGCCAGGTAAAAGTATTTTTCAGGGCGGAGGCGGCGCCTGCTTGCCGACGCGGTGCAACAGGGTGCGGATCAGGGGCAGGGCAGCGTTCGCATGCTTGAGCAGCGAGGCGCCGGCCAGCAGCACCGGCACGAAACGCCGCGGGCGTACCAGCAGCAGGCCCAGCGCGGCGCCGCCCAGCATCAGGGGAATCTTGAAACGCGTCGCCAGGGTGTGGCGCAGATTGCCGCCTGTCAATGGTTCCAGCAACTGGCGCGTCTGCACGCCCAGGGCCAGACGCTGCAGCGTGCATTCGGCCAGCAGCGCGTCGCGCCGCTGCGCCAGGCTGGCGGCCGTGTGAACATGCGATAGTTTGGTGGGATGCGTGGTCATGGCCGCTCCGATTCCCGGCGCGCCAGCAGTTGCAGCTCGTCCAGGTCTTTGTTCAGTTCTGAAAGTGTGAAGGACAGCAGTTTCGGCTTGCTGCGGAAGCTGGCGCGCACGCCCAGCAGGGTGGCGAGGGCGGCAGTGATGAAGACGGCGGCCGTGATGGCGATGGCGGCGATGCGATGCGTGTCCCAGAATACGACGATGACGAGGAAGACCAGCAGCACCAGGCCGACAAACAGGCACAGCAGTGCCAGCATGGCCAGCGCCAGATAGGACAGGAAGCGCAGCGACTCTTCTTCCATTTCCACGGCCGCCAGGGCCAGACGGGTCTGGACGATGGCGGCGAGGGTCGCTGCGACTTGGGCGACATGGTGCACGATAGCCATATGCTGCCTTTCGCGTCAGGAGACGGCCTAGGCCGTCGGTACGGCGTCGTTACTGTTTAGCGGCGTGACGAGGAGAGCAGCAGGCCGAACAGCACGCCCACGACGGCGCCCGCGCCCACGGCTTTCCATGGATTGTCCTGCACGTATTCATCGGTGGCCTTGGCCGCCTTCTTGGTACGTTCGAGCAAGTCTTCTTCCAGCTTGATCAAGTCTTTCTTGGCCGTTTCCAGGGTGGCGATGAACTTGTCCTTGACGGCTTTGACATTCTCGCCCGTCTGATCCTTGGCGCCATCGAGCCAGCCTTCCGCTTCATTGATGACGGTTTTCAGGTCGCCGACCAGTTTGTCGCGGGCCTTGTCGGCGTCGGCGAGGATGCTGTCGCTGCTGGATTTTCCGGTATGTATCGAGCTCATTTATTACCTCATGGAAGTGAAACTGCACAGTGAAATACCAGTGTAGGCAGCAGCGGACAGGCTAGTCTTGCGCCGCCTCAAGGGTTGCCGCGGCGCAAGATCATTGATTAACGGAAAGCAAAGTCCAGCACCACGCCCGCAAACACCGCTGCTCCTAGCCAGTTATTATGCCGGAACGCCGCAAAACACGGCATACGCTCGCGTGCGCGGATCAGGGTGTAGTGGTAAACGGCGCAGCCGGCCGCCACCAGCAAGCCTGCCACATACCAGTAGCGCAAGCCCAGGTGCCAGCCGCAGACCAGCCACAGCAGCAGGAAAGCGGCATAGCACAGCATGATGATGGCCACGTCGTAGCGGCCAAAGGTGATGGCCGAGGTCTTGATGCCGATTTTTAAGTCGTCGTCGCGGTCGACCATCGCGTATTCCGTATCGTAGGCCACGGCCCAGAAGACATTACCCAGCAGCAGCAGCCAGGCGACGACGGGCACGCTATCCGTGATGGCGGCAAAGCCCATGGGGATGCCGAAGCCGAAGGCGATACCCAGGTAGGCTTGCGGAATCGCAAAGAAGCGCTTGAAGTAGGGGTAGGTGCCGGCGATGATGACGGCGGCCACCGACAGCTGCCTGGTCAGCGCATTCAAGGGCAGGATCAGGCAAAAGGCCAGCACGCTCAGTACGCCGGCAACAGCCAGCGCTTCCTTGCCGCTGATCCGCCCGCTGGTGATGGGACGGTCCACCGTACGCTTGACGAATTTGTCGATATCCTGATCGGCGTAGTCGTTGATGGCGCAGCCAGCCGAGCGCATCAGGAAAGTGCCGAGGGTGAAGATGAGCAGCAGCCGCCAGTCCGGCACGCCCTGCTGCGCCAGCCATAGCGCACACAGGGTAGGCCATAACAGCAATACGGTACCGATAGGCTTGTCCAGCCGTATCAGGCGGAAATACAGCGCCAGCTTGTTCATGGAAGACTCGATCTTGTTGAAGAGAAAGATCGATTATCGCAAAATAGTGCGTGGTCTACTATTTGACGCCGCCGACCTACTCCTCGCAGAGTGGTGTGATGCCGGGCAAGTCGCAGCTGGCGATGGCTGCGCAGAGGGCGTCGATGGCGGCCTTGCGCGTAAAACTCTTGCGCCAGAGCATCACCACCCTGCGTGATGGCACGGGGGCGGCGAATGGCCGGTATTCGAGCATGCCCTCGGTGGTGTGCATATTTGACACGGAGGCGCGCGGCAAGACCGTCAGGCCGATGCCGCTGGCCACCATGTGACGGATGGTTTCCAGGGAGGAACCTTCAAACGTGCGCTGCATGCCGTTGCCGGGCGAGGAAAAGCGTGCCATTTCGGGGCACACTTCCAGCACTTGGTCGCGGAAGCAATGGCCATTGCCCAGCAGGAGCATGGTTTCCGATTTCAAATCTTGCGCGGCGATTTTTTCACGCGCTGTCCACGGATGTTGGCGCGGCATGGCCACGACGAACGGTTCATCATACAGTTCCTGCATGGACATGCCGTGGTCGGGCAGCGGCAGGGCCATGATGGCCACGTCCAGTTCGCCCTGGCGCAGCAATTCGAGCAGGCGAACCGTGAAGTTTTCCTGCAAAATCAAAGGCATCTGCGGCACCTGGTCTATCATGGCCTTGACCAGGGGCGGCAGCAGGTAGGGGCCGATCGTATAGATCACGCCCAGGCGCAGGGGGCCGGCCAGCGGGTCCTTGTTTTGCTTGGCGAGTTCCTTGATGGCGGCCGTCTGTTCCAGCACACGCTCGGCTTGCGCAATGATCTGCGCGCCCAGGGGCGTGACCGAGATTTCCGCGCCGCCCCGTTCGAACAGGACCACACCCAATTCGTCTTCGAGTTTCTTGATCGCCACTGACAGGGTGGGCTGGGCAACGAAGCAGGCTTCGGCAGCATGCCCGAAGTGCTTCGCTCGCGCGACTGCAACGATATATTTCAGTTCAGTCAGTGTCATAGTTCGATTGAAACACAGGAAGTGCTTACTTGCAATGAATGAAAGGTGGCGCAAACGTGAAACTGTGGCGCCGATGGCGTATTGTAGCGGATCGCCCCCTATAATGCGGGACCAGGCAGCGAAGGGAGAGGGCGATGGAACTGCAGATGCAGGCGCTGGAAGCGGCAATCAACTACTGGCGTGCCAGGCAACCGGCGCGCGGCAATGAATATGCGCTGTCGCCGCCCGTCAGCCGCCTGGCCAGCGTGTATGCGCTGATGATTTACTACCGGCAAGATCACATCGCCGAAGAGGGCCTGGAACCGGCCATCCTGGCCTTGATCGATGCCTGGCGCCACGATGGCGGCGGCATGCAAGGCGATAGCCACGCCGGGTCGTGACCACATATATAACCCAACAAGAGATATCCATGCCTGATTTTGAAAACAAACTGTGCGGCCGTGACGAACTGCGCGCCCGCGCCGCGGCCCTGCCGAAACCGGTGGTGGTGACGAATGGCGTGTTTGACATTCTGCACCGCGGCCACGTGACCTATCTGGCGCAGGCGCGCGCGCTGGGCGCCTCGCTGGTGGTGGCCGTGAACACGGATGCCTCGGTGAAACGCCTGGGCAAGGGCGACGACCGTCCGTTGAACAGCTGCGAAGACCGCATGGCCGTGCTGGCCGCGCTGGAAGCGGTGAGCCTGGTGGTGCCGTTCTCGGAAGACAGCGCCCTGGAAGTGGTGCAGGAGATCGAGCCGGAAATCTATGCCAAGGGTGGCGACTACGATATGGCGGCCATTCCTGAAGGCAAGGCCGTGCTGGCGTATGGCGGCGAGGCCGTGGCCATCGATTTCGCACACGATCGCTCGACCACGAAGCTGTTGACGAAAGTGCGGACGCAGCAGGGCTGAGGAACGCCGTCAATGTTTCCATACAGATAAAAAGACGTTACTATGAGAACTGCCAGGGCTGCGACCTCGTTGCGTCAGCCCCAGCACACGTTACACCATATGCATTGCTTGTCATAGAAAATACATGGATCTTAAAACTTCTGGGGATTGGGGCGTGCCCTCTGGCGTCTGGTTCGTCGATGACGATGGCGCGTGGACCATGCAGCGCAGCGCGGACGGCCAGAACGTCTCGCCTTTGCTGAGCCCTGCCGATATCGGCCTGCTGATGCACGCGCGGCGCCTGCCCGCTGCCGCCGGCGCGCCCGTGCGGCAGTTTCCGCCTGAATTCTCGTTCGACCCCGCCACCGGCACGGCCTTGCAGGTGCCGCCCGACACGGCCGTCACGCCGCCCTGGGTGCCGCCCTACGGTGCGCATCCCGTCAGCGAGGTGCCACCGGCTGGCGCGGCCGGCTTGCGCCAGGCCAGCGTGCCCCTGAAACTGGCCGACCAGCGCGCGCGCGAAGAGCATGCGCAGGCCGACGCCTCGCTGCCCATGCCGCCGCCGGGCGAGTATGAATTTTTTTCCGCCCAGTTTGGCACCAGCGCTGCCGCGCTGCTGGCACTGGACCCGCGCAAGGCGGTCTTGCACGCCTGGCTGCCCGCCTCGAAACGCTGGCTGGCGCTGGACCCCGCGTATGGCGGCTTGCTGGCTGAATCGGACCTGGCCAACGGCGCCTGGCGCGCCGAGCTGGTGCCGGAATTTAACAGCGTGCTGGTCTTGCCGACGAGTCACGGCCTCGCTTGCCTCCGTCCCGACGTGCCTTCGCTGAGCTACGTGGTCGAGCATGTGGGCGGCGCGCCTTGCGCGGCCGCGCCCGTCTGGTTCCAGAACCGCCTGTGGGCGCCGCTGCGCGACGACGATGGCCGCATCCGCTTCGTCAACCTTGACGCAACGCAAAAGTCGGGCAGCGACGTGCTGCTCGACGGCGTCGTGGACCTGGGCGCCGTCAGCGCGCCCGTGGCTTATAACCGCATGGCTGTGTGGCCCTGCGCCAACGGCCAGCTGCGGCTGCAACTGCAGCCGGACGGCAACGTGGCCGCTTCGTTTACGCTCTGGCCCGAAGGACTGGTGCCGCACTTCGAATTCGGCAGCCCCTACCTGTCGCGCGATGGTGGCCTGTGGCAACTGTGCTTTGAAAGCCGCCGCGGCACCTATGTGTATGTGAAACTGGGTGTCCAGGTCGAGAAGGCCGACGCGCTGGCGCCGCGCCTGTGCTCGGGCAGCTTCAATTACCGCTTCGCCACCAAGCTGAAGACGGCGCCGTGGGAAGAGCCGGAACACGGCGACGATGGCGGCAAGAACCAGGCTGTCATGCCGCTGCTCGAATCGGGCGGGGGCAACAGCGTCTTCGGTGTCAAGTTCGCCACCAGCGCCGGTCTGTCCAGCGTGCTGCGCTCGAATGAACGCCTGGCAGCCCAGCTGGTGCAGGACGATGAATTGCGTGAAACCGTGTTTCATACCTTTGCCGTCAGCGAGCCGTGGCGCGTACGCCTGTTTATCCATGAACGCACGCTGTGGGGGTACCACCCGCTGCTGTCGCGCATCGATGGCTGGACCTTGCAGGCATGAAGGCGCGCGTCCTGATCGCGGCCTGTGCCGCTTTGCTCAGTGCAGCCGGCGTGCAGGCCGCGGGCATCCAGCAAGCGTTTCTGGTGCAAAACTCGGGCTGGATGGAGCCGTTCTACACGGACGAGCATTCGCAATTGAAGGCATTGGTGGGCGCCGTGGCGCAGGCAGCCACGAACCCGTCCGATAAAGTCTATACCTTGGCCTTCAGCCAGAGCAGCGGCGCGCACGTGTCGCCGTCGCTGCTGGGGCAGGGCCAGGGCGGCGCCGGCGTGGCGGGCCAGCTGGCCAGCCTGGGCCTGGCGCGCAAGGGCAATGGCGGCGCACTGGCTGACACGGATTTCCAGGAAGCCGTCACAAAAACCATCACGGGGCCGTTCCAGTCCGCCTCCGGCATCGTGTGGATCTTTACCAATAACAAGAACAGCCCGAACAACGATAGCCAGACG is from Janthinobacterium sp. 61 and encodes:
- the rfaE2 gene encoding D-glycero-beta-D-manno-heptose 1-phosphate adenylyltransferase, which produces MPDFENKLCGRDELRARAAALPKPVVVTNGVFDILHRGHVTYLAQARALGASLVVAVNTDASVKRLGKGDDRPLNSCEDRMAVLAALEAVSLVVPFSEDSALEVVQEIEPEIYAKGGDYDMAAIPEGKAVLAYGGEAVAIDFAHDRSTTKLLTKVRTQQG
- a CDS encoding DUF883 family protein → MSSIHTGKSSSDSILADADKARDKLVGDLKTVINEAEGWLDGAKDQTGENVKAVKDKFIATLETAKKDLIKLEEDLLERTKKAAKATDEYVQDNPWKAVGAGAVVGVLFGLLLSSSRR
- a CDS encoding DUF3455 domain-containing protein produces the protein MLAHTAPRHAVPPLTLLSAALLLSACAPMSARYSQEQLPNAVKVPDGHQVAMQTVGVGKIAYECKVKKDMTGHEWVFVGPDAALNDRSGMQVGTYVGPPATWANLDGSKVTATQVAVAPAGAGNIPYQLVKANPATGSGAMQGVSYIQRVATSGGVAPAAPCGMDTVGVKQWVPYQADYIFWKAA
- a CDS encoding anti-sigma factor domain-containing protein, with product MMNSDEELQRLASQYVLGTLELAERAEVEQRLPREPALRDAVAAWEQRLLPLTTLAPPAAPSAQLWPRISASLFTPKTVQQAGGWQAWWNSLAFWRVLAGGGLVATATLAVLVTVQLQAPSGPGYLVVLVAPQDKSPGWIVQAGGRGGKNRDLSLIPLGPTSVPQQKAMQFWTKGKDWGAPVSLGLVKPGQSLKLTLDKLPPLQPEQLFEITLEPATGSPTGRPTGPILYIGRAVKVM
- a CDS encoding hydrogen peroxide-inducible genes activator, translating into MTLTELKYIVAVARAKHFGHAAEACFVAQPTLSVAIKKLEDELGVVLFERGGAEISVTPLGAQIIAQAERVLEQTAAIKELAKQNKDPLAGPLRLGVIYTIGPYLLPPLVKAMIDQVPQMPLILQENFTVRLLELLRQGELDVAIMALPLPDHGMSMQELYDEPFVVAMPRQHPWTAREKIAAQDLKSETMLLLGNGHCFRDQVLEVCPEMARFSSPGNGMQRTFEGSSLETIRHMVASGIGLTVLPRASVSNMHTTEGMLEYRPFAAPVPSRRVVMLWRKSFTRKAAIDALCAAIASCDLPGITPLCEE
- the proC gene encoding pyrroline-5-carboxylate reductase translates to MTTELNIAFVGGGNMAAALIAGLAGKLTLGGNIHVIDPHAPALEKLQAQFGVTTAMLADEALRAVDVIVLAVKPQSMREVAAQLLPFLDGERAPLILSIAAGIRAQDLSRWLGDYPAIVRCMPNTPALIGMGITGMVASSGVSEEQKKTADAILRAVGQTVWLDDEAKIDPVTAVSGSGPAYVFYFIEAMQQAAAELGLTPEQGTQLAIATFTGAAQLAANSSEPVSLLRERVTSKGGTTYAALTSMEESGVKAAIVKGIKAAAQRGREMGDELGK
- a CDS encoding sigma-70 family RNA polymerase sigma factor codes for the protein MTIAPTLPTLATPFDYDAALRACARGEQQALHGLYQQESRYLLGVALRIVRQRALAEDVLHDAFLNIWRRAGSFDATRGSGKGWIYVVVRHQALNVARARAHEVSADEDTVETLLHERQGHDAGDAYALQADMGKLHDCLGHLDESKRNSILYAYVDGCSHSEIAQRLQAPLGTVKAWVKRGLAALRECMG
- a CDS encoding YggS family pyridoxal phosphate-dependent enzyme, with protein sequence MSTIEQNLQAVRDSIAQAASDAQRAPTDVTLLAVSKTFGADAVLAAMRAGQAAFGENYLQEALDKIAAVKLALPQGAPVWHFIGPIQSNKTRPIAEHFDWVHTVEREKIAARLSEQRPAGLPDLNICLQVNISGEASKSGVTPAELPALARAVAQLPRLRLRGLMAIPEPETDVALQRRAFAQLRALYEQLKAEGLALDTLSMGMSADMRAAVLEGATIVRVGSAIFGSRNYSH
- a CDS encoding phage holin family protein — its product is MAIVHHVAQVAATLAAIVQTRLALAAVEMEEESLRFLSYLALAMLALLCLFVGLVLLVFLVIVVFWDTHRIAAIAITAAVFITAALATLLGVRASFRSKPKLLSFTLSELNKDLDELQLLARRESERP
- the ubiA gene encoding 4-hydroxybenzoate octaprenyltransferase, coding for MNKLALYFRLIRLDKPIGTVLLLWPTLCALWLAQQGVPDWRLLLIFTLGTFLMRSAGCAINDYADQDIDKFVKRTVDRPITSGRISGKEALAVAGVLSVLAFCLILPLNALTRQLSVAAVIIAGTYPYFKRFFAIPQAYLGIAFGFGIPMGFAAITDSVPVVAWLLLLGNVFWAVAYDTEYAMVDRDDDLKIGIKTSAITFGRYDVAIIMLCYAAFLLLWLVCGWHLGLRYWYVAGLLVAAGCAVYHYTLIRARERMPCFAAFRHNNWLGAAVFAGVVLDFAFR
- a CDS encoding type IV pilus twitching motility protein PilT, which codes for MDISELLAFSVSKKASDLHLSSGLPPMIRVHGDVRRLNVAPLEHKEVHSMIYDIMNDSQRKVYEEALECDFSFEIPGLARFRVNAYNQERGASAVLRTIPSKVLTLDELNAPRIFGELAMRPRGLVLVTGPTGSGKSTTLAAMVNHVNERLNHHILTIEDPIEFVHEPKKCLINQREVGSHTHSFSSALRSALREDPDVILVGELRDLETIRLALTAAETGHLVFGTLHTSSAAKSIDRIIDVFPAEEKEMVRAMLSESLQAVISQNLLKTKDGNGRVAAHEIMLATPAVRNLIREAKVAQMYSAIQTGSNVGMQTLDQCLTDLVRRGTISAEAARAAAKSPENFPG
- a CDS encoding DUF3717 domain-containing protein; the encoded protein is MELQMQALEAAINYWRARQPARGNEYALSPPVSRLASVYALMIYYRQDHIAEEGLEPAILALIDAWRHDGGGMQGDSHAGS